One Mycolicibacterium fortuitum subsp. fortuitum genomic window carries:
- a CDS encoding DUF305 domain-containing protein, translated as MTKLMMLSAGAVVAAALVAGCSNQSTDGAAKTSATSATSASASPQTPGAQDAAAHNDADVMFAQHMIPHHQQAVEMSDVLLAKQGIDPRVSELATQIKGAQAPEIEQMQGWLKQWGNPPMPSMSQMPQQGHGDMGHANMGHGDMPAMQGMVSEADMTALRNAQGAEAAKLYLTHMIAHHEGAITMAEDEIKDGQYAAAVEMAHAIVKTQQQEIDTMRQILGSL; from the coding sequence ATGACGAAACTGATGATGCTGAGTGCCGGTGCGGTGGTCGCGGCGGCCCTGGTGGCCGGCTGTAGCAACCAGTCCACGGACGGGGCTGCGAAGACCTCGGCAACCTCGGCCACGTCGGCGTCGGCGAGCCCGCAGACCCCGGGCGCGCAGGACGCGGCGGCGCACAACGATGCTGACGTGATGTTCGCCCAGCACATGATTCCGCATCACCAGCAAGCGGTCGAGATGAGCGACGTGCTGCTGGCCAAGCAGGGTATCGACCCGCGGGTGAGCGAGCTGGCCACCCAGATCAAGGGCGCGCAGGCCCCGGAGATCGAGCAGATGCAGGGCTGGCTCAAGCAGTGGGGTAACCCGCCGATGCCGTCGATGTCCCAGATGCCGCAGCAGGGCCACGGCGACATGGGCCACGCAAACATGGGGCACGGCGACATGCCCGCCATGCAGGGCATGGTGTCGGAGGCCGATATGACCGCGCTGCGCAACGCCCAGGGTGCCGAGGCGGCCAAGCTGTACCTGACGCACATGATCGCCCATCACGAGGGTGCGATCACCATGGCCGAGGATGAGATCAAGGACGGTCAGTATGCCGCTGCGGTCGAGATGGCCCACGCCATCGTGAAGACGCAGCAGCAGGAGATCGACACCATGCGCCAGATCCTGGGTTCGCTCTAG
- a CDS encoding adenylate/guanylate cyclase domain-containing protein produces MTADPTLLDGLDGEAGAQRAELVEWLLARGISADQIRQAGTPMLLASRRVAGDDGTYVSTREISEQTGLDVELVQRLQRAMGLATVEDPDAAVLLRADAEAVAFAERFLELGIAPDQIVLITRVLSEGLGRAAEVMRYAALAAVLTPGATELETAKASEALVAEAAPLIGPMISDMLFVQLRHAMETEAVSASERAEGVPLPGARLVTIAFADIVGFTRLGEVVQPEELERLANRLADAAREVAFGPVRLIKTIGDAVMFVSTDASALLEATLRLVAFTETDEGFPRLRVGLATGPAVSRAGDWFGSSVNLASRVTGAARPGTVLVAESTRTAIGEQDRFNWSFAGARHLKGVKNDVKLFRARIA; encoded by the coding sequence ATGACGGCCGATCCCACGCTCTTGGACGGACTCGACGGCGAGGCCGGTGCGCAGCGCGCCGAACTGGTCGAATGGCTCCTGGCTCGCGGTATCAGCGCCGACCAGATCCGCCAGGCCGGCACCCCGATGTTGCTGGCTTCACGCCGGGTGGCCGGAGATGACGGGACCTACGTGTCGACCCGGGAGATCAGCGAGCAGACGGGACTCGATGTCGAGTTGGTCCAGCGGCTGCAGCGGGCGATGGGGCTGGCCACCGTCGAAGACCCCGATGCCGCGGTGCTTTTGCGGGCCGACGCCGAGGCCGTGGCGTTTGCCGAGCGCTTTCTCGAGCTCGGCATCGCGCCAGATCAGATCGTGTTGATCACCCGGGTGCTCTCAGAAGGGTTGGGCCGGGCTGCCGAGGTGATGCGCTATGCCGCGCTGGCGGCGGTATTGACGCCGGGGGCAACGGAACTGGAAACCGCCAAGGCGAGTGAGGCGCTGGTGGCAGAGGCCGCCCCGCTGATCGGACCGATGATCTCCGACATGCTGTTCGTGCAATTGCGTCACGCCATGGAGACCGAGGCTGTCAGCGCTTCCGAACGGGCCGAGGGAGTTCCGCTGCCCGGGGCGCGGTTGGTCACCATCGCGTTCGCCGACATCGTCGGGTTCACCCGGCTGGGCGAGGTGGTACAGCCCGAAGAGCTTGAGCGGCTGGCGAATCGGCTGGCCGATGCGGCACGTGAGGTGGCGTTCGGCCCGGTTCGGTTGATAAAGACGATCGGCGATGCGGTGATGTTCGTCAGCACCGACGCTTCGGCTCTTCTGGAGGCGACCCTGCGCCTGGTTGCCTTCACCGAGACCGACGAGGGTTTCCCGCGGCTGCGGGTCGGGCTGGCAACCGGGCCTGCGGTGAGCCGGGCTGGTGACTGGTTCGGAAGTTCGGTGAATCTGGCCAGCCGGGTCACCGGGGCGGCACGGCCCGGAACCGTGCTGGTCGCGGAGTCGACGCGCACAGCGATCGGGGAGCAGGATCGGTTCAACTGGTCGTTCGCCGGGGCGCGCCACCTCAAGGGTGTCAAGAATGACGTCAAGCTCTTCCGGGCCCGGATCGCGTAG
- a CDS encoding GAF domain-containing protein, with protein MSGSSVPEPAVSSGEDPRSYARLLSAVYDATMSGDRAPARPRSVIEDSWNRLRAKGINPDRHVPPRVETAGLDLLRQQSGLMTVLDDVTRGLESVIEEGDNILVIADARGRVLWRSGSPRVLGLADRLGFIEGASWSENAVGTNGIGTALVSHRAVQVFSAEHFLRSHHPWTCAGAPIRDPRTGQVIGVVDVSGPAPTVHPTTVALVDLVARLAESQLREAHDRTLNQLRTVAAPILAKVGGPALAVDAEGWVAAVASLPIHNRILLPENGLPGRVWVPPLGMCDVESLPGGWLVRVADDAESTAAPSKVILDLSDGEPSLEMAGQFGNWRRGISSRHAEILLVLATSQQGRSAPELAEDLYGDRSRVVTVRAEMSRLRKQFVGLVAGKPYRFGDSVVVDVRYPQDMSMLLTSSTAPAVHAVRGYTLT; from the coding sequence ATGAGCGGTTCGTCGGTACCTGAGCCCGCGGTGTCGTCCGGTGAGGACCCGCGGAGTTACGCGAGGCTGCTTTCTGCCGTTTACGACGCGACCATGTCGGGTGACCGGGCGCCGGCGCGCCCGCGGTCGGTGATCGAAGATTCCTGGAACAGGTTGCGAGCCAAGGGAATCAATCCGGACCGGCACGTTCCGCCGCGAGTCGAGACCGCCGGTCTGGACTTGCTGAGGCAGCAGTCGGGTTTGATGACGGTACTCGACGACGTCACCCGCGGGCTCGAGTCGGTGATCGAAGAAGGCGACAACATCCTGGTCATCGCCGATGCGCGCGGCCGGGTGCTGTGGCGGTCCGGCTCGCCACGGGTGCTCGGATTGGCCGACCGTCTGGGTTTCATCGAGGGTGCGTCGTGGAGTGAGAACGCCGTAGGCACCAACGGCATCGGCACCGCCCTGGTCTCCCATCGAGCGGTACAGGTCTTTTCGGCCGAGCATTTTCTGCGTAGTCATCACCCGTGGACCTGCGCGGGCGCCCCGATCCGGGATCCGCGTACCGGGCAGGTGATCGGTGTCGTCGACGTCTCGGGTCCGGCGCCGACGGTACATCCGACGACCGTGGCGCTGGTGGATCTGGTGGCGCGGCTGGCCGAATCCCAGCTCCGCGAAGCGCACGACCGAACTTTGAATCAGTTGCGGACCGTCGCGGCGCCGATTTTGGCCAAGGTCGGTGGTCCTGCGCTGGCGGTCGACGCCGAGGGTTGGGTGGCAGCCGTGGCCTCGCTGCCGATACACAATCGGATCCTGTTGCCCGAGAATGGGTTACCGGGTCGCGTGTGGGTACCGCCGTTGGGCATGTGCGATGTGGAGTCGTTGCCGGGTGGATGGTTGGTCCGGGTGGCCGACGATGCGGAGTCCACGGCGGCGCCCTCAAAGGTGATCCTCGACCTGAGCGACGGCGAGCCATCTCTGGAGATGGCCGGCCAGTTCGGCAATTGGCGCCGCGGCATTTCCAGCCGACACGCCGAGATCCTGCTGGTGTTGGCGACCAGTCAACAGGGCCGGTCGGCACCGGAGCTGGCCGAGGACCTCTACGGTGACCGGTCGAGAGTGGTCACCGTGCGCGCCGAAATGTCCCGGTTGCGTAAGCAGTTCGTCGGCCTGGTGGCCGGGAAGCCGTACCGGTTCGGTGATTCGGTGGTGGTGGATGTCCGTTACCCGCAGGACATGTCGATGCTGCTGACCTCGTCGACGGCTCCGGCGGTTCATGCCGTGCGTGGGTATACCTTGACCTGA
- a CDS encoding 2,3-butanediol dehydrogenase, whose amino-acid sequence MRAAVYYGPNKVEVADVPEPDPTPGTVKIKVGFNGICGTDLHEYYAGPIFVPTEPHPLTGRQLPLTMGHEFSGTITELGAGVTGYAVGDRVAVEPIYRCGHCAPCRAGTYNICRQIGFHGLMSDGGMAEYTVVPADMLHRLPDNVSLELGALVEPMSVAYHAATLGEVGPLHTAVIFGAGPIGIGVWFALRGKGLDEVFVVEPSETRRGAIEDLGARTLDPGAIDVPAFIADRTDGRGADAAFDAAGVAPAIAAATACVGARKPTISVAIYEKPLATPLLNLVMNESRIQGSLCYTSADFEAVIDLMAQGRYETRGWVTPIGIDDVIDEGFEALHAGKKMKVLVNPNGGPS is encoded by the coding sequence ATGAGAGCAGCCGTGTACTACGGGCCGAACAAGGTCGAGGTCGCCGATGTCCCAGAGCCCGACCCGACTCCCGGCACCGTCAAGATCAAAGTCGGATTCAACGGTATCTGTGGCACTGACCTGCATGAATACTATGCCGGACCGATCTTCGTCCCGACCGAGCCGCATCCGCTGACCGGAAGACAGCTGCCGCTGACGATGGGCCACGAGTTCTCGGGGACCATCACCGAACTGGGTGCCGGTGTCACGGGGTATGCGGTCGGTGACCGGGTGGCGGTCGAGCCCATCTACCGGTGCGGACATTGCGCGCCGTGCCGCGCAGGCACGTACAACATCTGTCGGCAGATCGGTTTCCACGGGCTGATGTCCGACGGCGGTATGGCCGAGTACACCGTCGTCCCGGCCGACATGCTGCACCGATTGCCTGACAACGTGTCTCTGGAGTTGGGCGCGCTGGTGGAACCGATGTCGGTGGCCTATCACGCCGCGACCTTGGGAGAGGTCGGTCCGTTGCACACCGCGGTGATCTTCGGCGCCGGGCCGATCGGCATCGGCGTCTGGTTTGCGCTGCGCGGCAAAGGGCTCGACGAGGTGTTCGTCGTGGAACCGTCCGAGACGCGGCGCGGCGCGATCGAGGACCTCGGGGCCAGGACCCTGGATCCGGGAGCCATCGATGTTCCCGCCTTCATCGCCGACCGCACCGACGGCCGGGGTGCCGACGCCGCGTTCGACGCTGCCGGGGTGGCGCCGGCGATTGCCGCGGCCACGGCGTGTGTCGGTGCGCGCAAGCCGACGATCAGTGTCGCGATCTATGAAAAGCCTCTGGCCACACCACTGCTCAACCTCGTGATGAACGAGTCCCGGATCCAGGGGTCGCTGTGCTACACCTCGGCGGACTTCGAGGCGGTCATCGATCTGATGGCGCAGGGGCGCTACGAAACACGGGGCTGGGTGACGCCGATCGGAATCGACGACGTGATCGACGAGGGCTTCGAGGCCCTGCATGCCGGAAAGAAGATGAAGGTGCTGGTCAACCCGAACGGCGGTCCGTCGTGA